The DNA segment tgggcaagtcggaaagtgttgttccgagtcacaaggagttgtgagcccacggctagctgtatccctgaaccattgagggtcacacagtgtaatggagttttaatccccgttgagatagttaaatttaaagagttaaatttaatgaactaaggagttggacttcttaaataagagtaagggagtaggatttcctaaaatgacatagggatggacattttttggaaaccactgaattcggattcaggaaaatttattttgactttaaaacgtgcagaaatggtttctgtgcacattggtgaaatcgtttcatcaatcggagtcacgatgaattttatattaatttctgaacgagtgggctttgcttgtcgggccccagcttatgactaatgggccctaaggtgttagtggcctgcattataaataagttatttcagtacagaaattacatacaacaggtcataatttttgagagcaaaaatcgaaaaaccctagctctctcaaataatattttggccgcccccttgctctgtcacagagaaattccggtctgtgattttgaatcacagtaaggaataacgaatcaaattcgtgtattctcttcgcagaaaacttctgatagattttctagtgcaatctatcagagggattaaacctctgttcgtggacctgattgaaggcgttcatcggttccagggagagacaacaagagcagaattgttctgttggtgtccattaatcccgttgcgagatttgaggtaaaatttatttaattgttatttaaattttacacacacgtaattcaatcgatgaacggttgatacccacaccatggaatcgttccatgagaaaatttttaaacttccgctgcaccgggtatcaatcgtaattggtctgggaactcgccagttttccaacattccTTTCACTAGGTTAGTTAACATGTCTTCCCCAGATGAGACCTCTATTAGAGAAATAGTAGAATTTGTTGACGCACCCAGCTCTCCCCTTAACAACCCCGAGTCCTCCGACTCGGATAATCCAAGCTCAGACCTGGATCTGTCGGAGACTCGTATAGAAAAATTAAAGCGATTGCACAAACTCAGGTCGGATGAGGCCCGATTATCTGCCAAAGGGAAACAATGGTATGAAGTCCTGGCCTCCAATCTAAGTCCAGACCTGGGTCCCCTCATTAGGGAGAAATCGGGAATGCCCGATACCTATGATCTTATAATCCCGGGCCGTAAAGACCGGGCTCACAGACCCCCTCCTAATTtcttgagcttcagcctagatcaaATCAAGATGGGTTTAAGATTTCCAGTCCCGAACTGCATTTCCTACTTATGTCAATACTTTTGTGTGTGCCCGAGTCAATTATCCCCAAACTCTTTTAGTTCAATTCTATCATTAGGTGTACTTTTCTGTTTCTTCCGAATTCCCTTAGACATAGGAAATTTCACTTACTTCTTGCAAATTAAGAAAACCGCCCCGGGCCGCTTCTATATTTCCATGCGACCCGAATACCCCTTTTTGAAGGGTAAGCCTAGCTCCCACAAAGGCTGGACAAACAGATACTTTTTTGTCAACCCCAACCAGCCATGGGAATGCCGTTCTAACTGGGCTATGAACTTTACCAGTCCTGAACTGCCAGCTTTACCTACTCACAACTTTACCAATTTTATCAATACCATGTCCGCGCAAACTTTTGATATTGAGAGCCTGATTGAAGAGGATCTGCTCTGTCATTATGGCTTCAGTGGGAAGGGAGTAGAGATCCAAGGGGATATAGGTAGTACCCCTATACCCGTGCTATCCTTATCTTAGACTGATTCCCCTTATGCCTTTGATTTAtcgtatttttatatatgtatacattttttatttttagacgACAGGATCAAATCTGCCGCTATGCCTGCCAACTTCAGAGCTGCACTGAAGAACTTGAAGAGGAAGAAAACAGAGGACAGTGAGGCCAGAACTCATCCCGAACCTCCTCCCCCTGAACAGTCAAAAAAGAAAGCTTCCAAAACCAAGGAAAAGCCCAGCGCCAATCTTCCCGAGCTTGAGCAGCCGTCCATTGTTTCCTCGTCTAGAGCCCGTGGAAAAGAACCCATAATCGAGTTTGGGTCCTTACCTGACGCTGAACCTCAAGGAATGCCAGATCAGCCCGGGGTCCCAGAGATGTCATTTTTCTCAAAGCCCGACCCCCAAGGGTGCCTCGGCATTATGCAGAACCTGATTTCTCGTTCTGATTTAAAAATACTTCAAGGAGTGCCTACCTTGGAGGCTGAACAGAACTTCGCCCTTGCATCCCTGCAGGTATATTGCATTTTTTGATCTTACCTTGTATACGGAGCTATCATGGACCGAGCTGGGTTTTAACCTTCATGTTTTCACAGGCTCTAGCTTGGGGAGGGGAGATCACCAGCCGAGCTTTCAAAGACCGGGAGGAACACAACCTGAACCAGGAGGCCTTCGTTGCTCGGATTTCTGAGCTCACACGAAAAACCCGGGAAATGAAGGCTGATCATGATGAAAAGGTGACCGAGATGAGGGTGGAGATTGAATCCATACGGGATGCTCTGGAGGCTGCTCATAAAAAGACTGTCGAGCTGGAAGTGGACAAGATTGAATTAAAGAACCAAGTACGGGCCCTGACTCGGGAACTTGAGGCTGCGATGGAGGTCGGGAAAAGAGAATTCTTGAATTCCGTTGATTTTGCTAACGCCGTAGCTGAGAAGGCAGCTACTTTTTTTGACGAGGGTTTTAAAGGGTGCTTAGCCCAGTTCAGGGCTAACGGGTATTCAGAGACCGAGCACCCCGCCCTTTTCCTGGACTGTTCCAAGGCCCTAGATGACATGCCTGATGAGGATTCCGAGGAGGCCGAGCCGGAGAGAACAACAAGTCCCGGCCAGAGCTCGAGGCCACAGGATGCCCCCACCCCTTGATTATTTCTTCTTCTTGCTCTGAATTGTCTAAAAACATGATATGAATGATACCCTGCGTGGTCATCAATTTTTGTAATTGCCCAGGTCGGGCTGATACATTGTTGTTATGAATGAACGTTTATTTCTTATTCTCTTTTTAGTTCGGGTTTCTTTACAAAATGCGAGAAATTTTACCAAGTCCGACTGTTTTAAGGCCCCGATCTGCGTGTGCCCGGACTGTTTAATAACTGAAACCAAACTTATCATGCAAGTTTATAAGGTCCCGACCTATATATGCCCGAACGGACTTAATAACTGAGCAAACTTACGCAAGTTTATGAAGTCCCGGCCTATATATGCCCGAACTGACTTAATTACGGCAGGGCGATAATGAATTTGTTCAACCTTAATTCAGCCCTTGAGATCGATCCCAATTTAAACTTTTAAGTTCTAAGTACCGTTAATGGAAATTGTTTTGATGCTAGACCTGCTTACTACCGAAGTAGTTGATGTGCTGGACCCGCTCAGCTATTAGGCTCTAATACTGATATGGGTTTTAAGTGCCAGaactgcctgggctttgagaccactgatgtggattttaagTGCCaaacctgcctgggctttgagaccactgatgtggattttgagtgccagacctgcctgggatttgagaccactgatgtggattttgagtgccagacctgcctgggctttgagaccactgatgtggattttgagtgcctgACATgtctgggctttgagaccactgatgtggattttgagtgccagacctgcctaggctttgagaccactgatgtggattttgagtgtcagacctgcctgggctttgagaccactgatgtggattttgagtgccagacctgcctgggctttgagaccactgatgtggattttgagtgccagacctgcctgggctttgagaccactgatgtggattttgagtgccagacctgcctgggctttgagaccactgatgtggattttgagtgccagacctgcctgggctttgagaccactgatgtggattttgagtgccagacctgcctgggctttgagaccactgatgtggatttcgagtgccagacctgcctgggctttgcaaagtatgtttcaaaaaattgttttataAAGACAGACCAAAACTTTTCAGCGCCATATTTCCAAAATAAAATTGACACTAGACAGGAATGATCCAAATGTAAACAAGAAAActtcaaaaatataaataactgGTTAAGTGCCAGTTTAGCGAAAAATAGATAACATGATGAGGCCCGAACTGAGCTGTTAGggataatattttttcaagtgCTGCGCGTTCCATGGCCTTTTTCCCTTTTTACCTTGAGCATCTTCCAAGTAATATGCGGCTACTCCGGCTTTTCCTATCACTTTGAATGGACCTTCATACTTAGCTTCTAACTTTCCTCGTTCCCCTTGATGTTGTATTTTTCGCATAACTAGGTCTCCCTCTTGGAAAACCTTGGGGTATACTCTTTTGTTGTATGCTTGGGTCATTCATTTGCGATAGGCTGCTAGCCTAATTGCAGCTCGGGACCTGTTTTCTTCAAGTAAATCTAGATCCATTGCTCGTAATTCTTGATTGTTTTCCCCATACGCCATGATTCTTGCACTCTCTTGCCCTATCTCTGCTGGGAGCACAGCTTCAGTCCCGTATACCATGCTGAAAGGGGTTTCAATTGTACCGGACCGAGTTGTAGTTCGGTAGGACCATAATACGGAAGGGAGCTCATCTGCCCACTTGCCCTTAGCCGCATCCAGTCGTGTCTTGAGAGCTTGGACTATCGTTCTATTGGTAACTTCGACCTGTCCATTCCCCTGTGGATACGCGACAGAGGTAAAAACCTGTTCAATCTTCATTTCTTGACACCATGCTTGGACTTTAGATCCACAGAACTGTCGCCCATTGTCTGATACTAGCCTGCGAGGGATCCCAAAGCGACATACTATatttttccataaaatattGAGCACTTCGTTCTCCGTAATCTTCGCAAGGGGTTCGGCCTCCACCCATTTGGAAAAGTAATCGACTGCGACCAACAAGAATTTCCTTTGTCCTGTGCTAACAGGGAATGGCCCTACTATGTCCATCCCCCATTGGTCAAAATGGCAAGCAGCCACCACTGCCTTCATGTATTCTGCAGGTCTCCACTGTAGGTTAGCGTGTCTTTGGAAATTATAGCACGAATGAACCAGATCTGAGGAGTCTTTTCGCATAGTAGGCCAAAAGAAACCAGCAAGAAGAGCTTTGCGAGCTAGGGCAAGACTGCCCAGGTGACTTCCGCAAGATCCCTCATGAATTTCCCGTAATACGTAATTTGCCTCGTCAGGGCCTAAACACTTTAACAAGGGCTGAGAGAAAGATCTCTTGAACAAAATTTGATCGATCATGACGAAGCGACGAGCCCTTCTTTTTACTTCCTTGGCCTTTTTGTTATCATTTGGTAATTCCTTCTTAGTCAGATATGTGTGTATGTCATATCTCCAATCCCCTTCTGGTACTTGAGTTAGCATATCATCAAGAGTCTCCAACTGAGACACAAGTTCCCGACCTGCAACAATGGGATCAGGCCAATCATTCAATGCACTAGCTAGGCGAGCCAAATGGTCGGCCTTGATGTTCTCATCTCGGGAGATTAGCTCTAAATTCAGCTCGGTGAATCCTTCCTTAGCTGTGTCTAATGCCTTAGCATATTTCCTCATTTTATCATCTTTGATCTCAAACTTTCCGTTGCTCTGCTGAATAGCTAGTTGGGAATCGGAATATAGAGTAGCCCGGGAGATACCCAAATTCCGTGCTGCCTTAAGTCCGAGTAGCAATGCCTCATATTCTTCTTCATTGTTAGAGGCTCTGAAGTCCAATCTGATTGATATATTAGTTTCTTCACCCCAAGGTGAGATGATCACGATTCCAGCTCCGCTCCCTGACTGACATGATGACCCATCTACAAAAATCTTCCATAGCTCTTCTTGTTCTAGCTGCACTGTCTCTGCCAAGAAGTCAGCCAGGGCTTGAGCTTTTATAGCTATTCGAGGTTCAAAATTGAGATCGTACTCACTCAATTCTGTGATCCATCTGACCAGTCTACCTGATGCATCTGGATTAGTTGCAATTTTTCCCAGGACGCTATTGGTGAGCACGGTGATGGGATGTGACAGGAAGTAAGGCCGTAATTTTCTTGCGGTGATTACCAGAGCTAAGGCAAGTTTTTCTTGGGTTAAATAATTGAGCTCGGCTCCCTTCAAGACATGACTCACAAAATAAACAGGCTGATGATTTGCCCCGTCCTTCTTGACCAGGACTGAACTGGCTGCTCGGGGTGTGACTGCCAGATATAGGAACAACTCTTCCCCTGGAATAGGCTTATTCAGCACGGGCAATTGTTTTAAATAGGTCTTCAAATCCTAGAAGGCCTTCTCACTTTCCTCATTCCATTCGAAATTTTTGGTCTTTCGCAATGCCTTGAAGAAGGATAAACTTTTATCTGCTGATCTGCTTATAAACCGGGCTAATGCGGTAATTCTTCCTGTTAGCCTTTGTACTTCCTGTACATTTCTGGGCGAGCTCATAGAAATGATAGCTTGGACTTTTTCAGGATTTGCCTCAATTCCCCTTCTCGTAACCATATAACCTAGGAATTTACCAGCCCGGACTCCAAAAGTACACTTGCTAGGGTTTAGCTtcaattgataatttctcaatttctgGAATGTTTGAGCCAGGTCGGTGATGAACTGGTCTGCAGTTTGGGTTTTGATCAGGATATCATCAACGTATACCTCAATGTTTTTCCCAATTTGTTGCTCGAACACTTTGTCCATTAGTCTCTGATATGTTGCCCCGGCATTTTTGAGTCCAAACGGCATGACCACATAGCAATAAGTTCCAGTTGATGTGACAAAACTCACTTTGTATTTGTCCTCTTTTGCCAAGGGAATTTGGTGATATCCCTGATAAGCATCCAAAAAACTGAGTAATTCATGCCCTGCAGTCGAATCAACCAGCTGATCGATTCTAGGCAGGGGGTAACAATCTTTAGGGCATGCTTTATTCAAATCTCGAAAATCTACACACATGCGCCATTTTCCCGTAGACTTTGGAACTAGGACTATGTTGGACAACCAGGTCGGGAAGTGGATTTCTTCAATGTGCCCCGCCTTGAGTAACTCGTCCACCTGCTCCTTTATTACTGCATCCTTTTCAGGACCAAAGTGTCGTTTCTTTTGAATAATAGGGCGATAACCTTTTATCACATTGAGCTTGTGTTCTGATATTTCCCGATGGACCTCTACCAGGTCTGAAACTGACCATGCAAAGAcgtctttatttttttgcatgCATTCCAGCAGTGTTCGCTTCAACTATGTTTCCAGGGTTCGAGCAATTTTTACTACCCCGAAAGGAGGGGAGATTATTACTTCTTCAGTTTCTTCTTCAGTGGCGACAGATGTGTCTTCTATCAAGTTGATTTTTTCCATGCCAGAAATTCCAGGTCGGTCGACGTTATCAGTCCTGGCTACTTTTTACTCTATTCTGACCTCCTCCACATAACACTTGCGCGAAATAACTTGATCACCTTGCACCTCCCCAACCTCATTACCCACTAGGAATTTCATTTTCTGATGCAGAGCTGATGCCACAGCCATGAAAGTGGTCATGGCAGGTCTGCCTAGTATAGCATTATAAGCGGATGGGGCATCCACTATAATGAAACTTACAATTCGGGTTTTGCGAGTGTTGTTTTTTCCAAGAGTTAAGGGTAGGTGGACTAATCCAACAGGTCGGATGGCATGACCCGTGAAACCAAAGAGTGATGTTACCACAGGCTCCATCTTGTACTGTCCCAAATCCATTTGATTTATTGCTTCTTGGAATAAAACATTGACTGAACTGCCTGAATCCACGAATATCCGAGCTACGTCATAGTTTGCGACTGTGGCCCTTATTACCAGCGCATCATTATGGTTGCTGGAAACCCCTTTCAAATCTTCTGGACCAAAGGAGAGGGTCGGGCCAGTATGGAAGATTTGATTCCCAATctccatatttattaattttctacTGCTAGTTTTCCTAGCTCGATTGGAATCTCCGTCAGTAGGGCCTCCAGAAATCATGTTTATAATTCCTCTAGCCGGCGGAGCTGGTCTTTGATGAGCTCGGTCATCGTCAGGCTGGCCCTGATTCGGGTAATTGAAATCTTCATGGGGAGGAGCAGTCCTGGCTCTTTGCCTCGGTCTTTCTTGCTGTCTCTTGTTCGGGCGATATCCCTCTTGACGgctcaatatattttttaattcagcATGTTGTTGTATTATTCTTTCAATCTCTTGATCTAATTGACGACAGTTCTCAGTAATATGCCCATACTCATTATGAAAGAGACAATATTTATCTGACTCCCTGTTCCGAGGTCCCTTCTCGGTCCATGGAGGCCTTTGTGTGAGCTTCCGATCATCACAAATTTGGAGGGCTCGGACTTTACTCATGCGCAAGGGAGTGAAAGAGCTGAATTCTCCCAACAGAGCAGGTCGGAATGGTTGTCCCATTCCTGTCCCATTGCTCGGAACCCTATTGCCCTTTGAACTTTTTGGTCGCTCCCTCTTCACAGCTGCTCGCGAGACCTGAATCTCTTCCATGTTGACATATTTCTCAGCTCGGGCAAGTAATTCCTCATACGTCTCCGACGGCctttttattaaagatttaagAAAATCTTTTGTATCCAGCCCTTGCATGAAAGCGCTGATGAGCAGGTCTGGGGTAGCCATGGGTACCTCGAGAGCCAAGGCACTAAACCTTCGAATGTATGCCATCAAATTTTCATGTTCCCGTTGTTTGATTGCAAAGAGACTGAAAGTAGTGGTAGGATGCTTTTTGCTACTAGCAAAGTGATGCAAAAAGGATTTGCTAAAATCCTTGAATTCCTTGATCTCCCCAGCGCGTAACGTATTGAACCATTGCTGGGCTGGTCCTATGAGAGTAGTAAGGAAAGCCCTACACTTGATCGGATCCGAATATTTATGCAGCAGAGCTGCATTCTCAAAGCGTGCTAAATGTTCCTCTGGATCGCCTTTACCATCGTACTCCCCGACGTGGggcaatttaaattgtttggGAAGGTCAGCGTCCAATATCTCCTGAGTAAAAGGAATGTTTCTGATTGTGGTAGCTAGGTACCCGGCCTGCTTCTTCCAGAGCTACTCCATTTCTTCCTTCAATTTTTTGATCTCCTCGAGGTGGGCATTATGATCGGGGTGCGGAATATTTGCCTCATCCCTCTCTGCCAAAGCCCTCTGAACAGCCTGAGCTATTAACAACTCTAAATTAGGATGATTTCCATTCTGATCAGCCATCAAAACTCTTTTTCTgcaaattcccacagacggtgccaattgatgatgtcggaattttacctcgggttcggtctggtagaatggatcctccaattccatagagcaggtcgggtcgggtatggcagagctgcacaagcaacagctaggtcaaggggtgccgaaagtgttttcggcgtgacccctccgatgcctaagtcagtgtcttgaaggcagagggtatgattaatgcgagaatgagagatatgagtacgtgaatgtaaaagtgagtaatgaataatgaataaaacCATAgcagtacctgtatttataggaaaaaataGAATAAGTTACCTAGTAGAATTATAACACATCCtggactaggactcttcatccattggacTCTTCTTAAGTTTATCTCTATCTTGTGAATATTTGAGAAGATCCATACTTATCCCACATGTATCAGAGTCTCACTCGAAAAAAAGATGCGTACAGCATACTGGGCCCAGCCCCGGTCGGCCCATTGAAGCATAACCTAGCTCGGCTCATTATGACCAGCCCAGGTCATGACAAAGCCCAACATAGCTTTGGACTGGACTGGACCCTACCACCTTGGGCTATGCTAGGTAAacccattataaacgggctcgggtGGAAATATTTTATCGGGGTAACAGAGTTTTTTGGTGGTAACATGGCCTCGATGCAGTAACATTCCAAGTTCATATACATTTCAAAGAAAGCTCAACAACAAATATAATACCATGATTTCTCAAGCAAGAATGCAACAGGAACCTTGAGCTAAGAAAATCGAGCAGGGCATAAATGGATTTCTCGAACAGGTCTTAAATATGCTTAGGGATTTCGAATGCTTCGGAAAATACCACACAGAATATAATGATTTACTAGGTGAGAACAAGAAACCATAATCTTGCCTATGCTAGAAGATAAGGAAATAGAAATCAAAGAACACGAGAGCCCGATGAGCTATGGCCGTGAGCTGCTAGGATCCAATCGTGAGCTGAAACCGGCTTGTCCAGCTTGCTAGGAGTGACTCACCGGAGCAGGAAACCAAGATTGAGGAGCTTAAATGAAGAAAATGGTATGCCGACGGGTTCCTTGAAGAACAGGGCAATCTCGGATgcaatgtgtgtgtgtgcataAGTTTTAGTGTATAGGTAGGCAAACCCTGAAAAAAAATGGGAGGGTATGAATTTCATGAAAAGTGCTAAACCAATCTAGCAATTAGGACTACAAATtaaattgcactaaataaaaatacaagcttcaatatccaagaatttaaacactttaaatattctgatgtcacggtgacgaataaaatatttaaataacaagcagaacgattaaaataattttaaacaaattaaactAACGTTTAggagcaatttaaataaatacacaagcagaaataaaaacatttaaaatgatttggacaattaaaatggatttaaataaataagctaaatatttaaaatattttaaaataatttaaaataactgaCCGCTAAACTTAGACTATTTagaataaataagttggacactcaaaaatatttaaccaaataagctaaacagttaaaatcattttaaagaatatgctaaacaattaaaataaaaatcatttaaataagaaaaacctaaacctttaaaatattaacaca comes from the Henckelia pumila isolate YLH828 chromosome 1, ASM3356847v2, whole genome shotgun sequence genome and includes:
- the LOC140874174 gene encoding uncharacterized protein — protein: MTDYDESHDSGGGGRWGDPNDRRRRRGQHEERKRVSMRRFKEVSPKPLTGGEKPKEGEDWLERIEQKRVLMADQNGNHPNLELLIAQAVQRALAERDEEILDADLPKQFKLPHVGEYDGKGDPEEHLARFENAALLHKYSDPIKCRAFLTTLIGPAQQWFNTLRAGEIKEFKDFSKSFLHHFASSKKHPTTTFSLFAIKQREHENLMAYIRRFSALALEVPMATPDLLISAFMQGLDTKDFLKSLIKRPSETYEELLARAEKYVNMEEIQVSRAAVKRERPKSSKGNRVPSNGTGMGQPFRPALLGEFSSFTPLRMSKVRALQICDDRKLTQRPPWTEKGPRNRESDKYCLFHNEYGHITENCRQLDQEIERIIQQHAELKNILSRQEGYRPNKRQQERPRQRARTAPPHEDFNYPNQGQPDDDRAHQRPAPPARGIINMISGGPTDGDSNRARKTSSRKLINMEIGNQIFHTGPTLSFGPEDLKGVSSNHNDALVIRATVANYDVARIFVDSGSSVNVLFQEAINQMDLGQYKMEPVVTSLFGFTGHAIRPVGLVHLPLTLGKNNTRKTRIVSFIIVDAPSAYNAILGRPAMTTFMAVASALHQKMKFLVGNEVGEVQGDQVISRKCYVEEVRIE